A genome region from Anolis carolinensis isolate JA03-04 chromosome 6, rAnoCar3.1.pri, whole genome shotgun sequence includes the following:
- the LOC100563551 gene encoding vomeronasal type-2 receptor 26-like: MCIKSCERGYSKAVQEGKPFCCYDCIQCPKDMISNQTDANECVKCPEDQYSNKNRHQCIPKVIVFLSFQEPLGIILVFLSIFLSVITCLVVQTFLKSWNTPIVKANNRSLTCVLLISILLCYLSAILFIGKPGKVTCLLQQMTFGIIFTVAVSCVLAKTIIVVLAFLATQPGNRVRKWLGQKVATTIVISCSLIQVCICAAWLSTSPPFPNADMHSESGKIVIHCNEGSLIMFYCFLGYMGLLAIISFTVAFLARKLPDTFNESKLITFSMLVFCSVWILFIPSYMSTMGKYIVAVEVFAILASNTGLLALIFFPKCYIIIIRADMNSKKLLTEKRH; the protein is encoded by the exons ATGTGTATCAAGAGTTGCGAGCGTGGATACAGCAAGGCAGTTCAGGAGGGGAAACCATTCTGTTGCTATGATTGCATCCAATGCCCAAAAGACATGATTTCTAACCAGACAG ATGCAAATGAATGTGTCAAATGCCCTGAAGATCAATATTCAAACAAAAATAGACATCAATGTATCCCAAAGGTTATAGTTTTCCTATCTTTTCAAGAGCCCTTAGGAATTATCTTGGTCTTCCTGAGTATTTTCCTTAGTGTGATTACATGCTTAGTGGTACAAACCTTTCTGAAGAGTTGGAATACTCCCATAGTCAAAGCCAACAACAGGAGCCTCACCTGCGTTCTGCTCATCTCCATCCTCCTCTGCTACCTTTCCGCCATCCTCTTCATAGGCAAGCCAGGCAAGGTCACTTGCCTTCTTCAGCAAATGACATTTGGCATCATTTTCACAGTTGCGGTTTCTTGTGTGTTGGCAAAAACCATCATTGTGGTCCTGGCTTTCCTAGCCACACAACCAGGCAATAGGGTGAGGAAATGGCTAGGGCAAAAAGTGGCCACTACTATTGTGATTTCCTGCTCCCTCATTCAAGTGTGTATCTGTGCAGCATGGCTCTCAACCTCTCCTCCGTTCCCAAATGCAGACATGCACTCAGAATCGGGGAAAATTGTCATTCATTGCAATGAAGGGTCTCTCATCATGTTTTATTGCTTTCTAGGCTACATGGGGCTCCTAGCCATCATTAGCTTCACTGTGGCTTTTTTAGCCAGAAAATTGCCTGACACTTTCAATGAATCCAAGCTGATCACCTTCAGCATGCTGGTTTTTTGCAGTGTTTGGATCCTTTTTATTCCAAGTTACATGAGCACCATGGGGAAATACATAGTTGCTGTGGAGGTTTTTGCCATCTTGGCCTCCAATACTGGTCTCTTGGCTCTCATCTTTTTCCccaaatgttatattattattataagagctGACATGAATTCAAAGAAATTGCTGACCGAGAAGAGACATTAA